The Acidobacteriota bacterium genomic interval GCCGCGACGACGCGTCGTTGCGCCGCCACGCATCCTCGAGTTCGGCGAACGTCACCGCGGCGTCGCCGATGCGGGCCACCACCGTATCGTCCCGCTGCTGGGCCGCGGCGGGCGCCGCCGCCAGAAACAGGCCGACAATCGCCGCCGATAGCCAAGTCGTTCTTGAAGACATAAGGAGTGCACTGTACCACCGTTCCGCGACGCCCGGCCGGCGCACCTCCGTATAATGCCGCCCCGATGCCCTCGCACCGGATCGCGGCGCGCGCCCCCCGCGGCCAGGCGGTGGAAACGGACGTCCGCACGGACGCAGAGACCATCTCGGCGATCCTGGAGGACGCGGCGCACGTTCCGGGCGGACACGCGGCCGGGGTGGCCCGGCCGGCCACCGAGGCGGACGTCGCCGCGCTGATCGCGGGCGCCTCCCGCGTGCTGCCGATCGGCGCCCAGTCGTCGCTGACCGGCGGCGCGACGCCGATGGGCGATGTCGTGCTCGACCTGCAGCGATTCGACCGTATCGTTTCCATCGGCGCGGACGAGGTCGTGGTCCAGCCCGGTGTGCCGATCGGCGTGCTGCAGGCGGCGCTCGCGCGGGACGGCCGGTTCTATCCACCGGCGCCCACCTTCGACGGCGCGTGCGCGGGCGGCGTGGTCGCCACGAACGCGGCCGGAGCAGCCACGTTCAAGTACGGGACGACGCGCGACTGGGTGCGGGGGCTCACCGTGGTGCTGGCGACCGGCGACGTCCTCGATCTGACCCGCGGCGAGACGACCGCCCATCCGGACGGCTACTTCGAGGTGGTCACCGGAGAAGGGGCGATCCGCGTGCCCGTGCCCACCTACCGCATGCCGGATGTTCCGAAGTGCTCGGCCGGCTACTTCGCGGCGGCCGGCATGGACCTGGTCGACCTCTTCGTCGGTTCCGAGGGAACGCTCGGGGTCGTCACCGAGGCGACGTTCGCGGTGGTCGCACCGGCGCCGCGGGTGGCGATGGTATGGATCACCCTGCCGAGCGGAGGGGCGGCGACCGATCTGACGCGGAGGCTGCGAACTGCGGCGCGGGATGCCCGGCGCCATGGCGCGGCGCGCGGCGTCGACGTGGCCGCCATCGAGCACCTGGATGCGCGCAGCCTCGCGATCGTGCGGGAGGACGGGGTGGCGCGGCGGCACCAGGTGGCGGCGCCGGACGATGCGCAGGCGGCCCTGCTCGCGCAGGTCGAGCTGCCGCCGGGAGCCGCGCCGACGCCCGGTGCGGCCTATGACGAGATCGGCGGCGCCCTCGCCGGCGACGCGCCGGATACGCCGCTCGTGCGACTCTGCCGGCTGCTCGCGGATGCCGGTGTGCTCGACGACGCGGAAATCGCGCTGCCCGGCGACCGGCGGCAGGCGCACCTGACCGCGATGCGCGAGGCGGTGCCGGAGGGCGTCAACCGCCGCGTCGGCGAGGCGAAGCGCGGGAACGCCGCCATCGAGAAGACCGCGGCGGACATGATCGTGCCGTTCGCACGGTTCGACGAGAGCCTGGCGTTCTTCCACCGGTCGTTCCATGCACGCAGTCTCGACTACGCCATCTGGGGCCATATCTCGGACGGCAACGTTCACCCCAACGTGATTCCCGCTACGATGGAGGACGTGATGCGCGGCAGGCAGGCCATCCTGGAGTGCGGGCGGGAGATCATCAGCCTCGGCGGCTGCCCGCTCGCCGAGCACGGCGTCGGCCGCAACCCGGTCAAGCAGTCGCTGCTCCGGGAGCTGTACGGTGCGGAGGGCGTCGCGCAGATGCGCGCCGTGAAGGCCGCGCTCGACCCGCACGGCAAGCTGGCGCCGGGTGTCCTCTTCCCGGCCGCCGCGGACGGGATGGCGTGATGGAACGGGGAAGGAACCCGATGGGCCGGTTTCTCGTCAACTGGCTGACCAACGGCGTGGCGCTCGGCGCCGTCGCCTGGATCCTGCCCGGGGTGACGATCGCCTCGCTGCCCGCCCTCGCGGTGGCGGCGGTAGTGCTGGGCGTGGTCAACACGATCGTCAAGCCGGTGCTCGTCGTGCTGACGCTGCCGCTGACCGTGATGACGCTCGGCGTCTTCTACCTCATCGTCAACGGCGTCGCCTTCGCCCTGGCCGCCTGGATCGTGCCGGGCTTCGAGGTCCGGTCGTTGGGGTGGGCGATTCTCGGCGCGGCGCTGGTCGGGCTGGTATCGATGTTCATCGGCGGCTTCCAGCAGCCGCCGTCACGTACCCGGATCGACGTGATCGACGTGACGGCCCGCCGGGACTGACGCGAACCCGCCCGGGGCGGTCTACAACTCGACGCGCCGCAGGCGGAGCGCGTTGCCGACCACCGACAGCGAACTCAGGGTCATCGCAGCGCTCGCCCACATGGGACTGATCAGCAGGCCGATGAACGGATAGAGCAACCCGGCCGCAACAGGGACGCCGACTCCGTTGTAGACGAACGCCAGGACCAGATTCTGGCGGACGTTGCGCATCGTCGCGCGGCTGAGCCGCCGCGCCCTGGCGATGGCCCGCAGGTCGCCCCGGACCAGGGTGATCCCGGCGCTCTCCATGGCAACGTCCGTGCCCGTGCCCATGGCGATGCCGACGGCCGCCTCGGCCAGGGCCGGCGCGTCGTTGATGCCGTCGCCCGCCATCGCCACCGTTCGTCCACGGGCCTGCTCGTTCGCCACGAGACGGCGCTTGTCGGCCGGCAGCACACCGGCCACCACGTCCGCGGGGTCGATGCCCACCTCGGCGGCCACCGCCTCGGCGGTCGCGCGGCTGTCGCCGGTCGCCATCACGATGCGCAAGCCTTCGCGGCGCAGAAGGTCGATCGCCTTCGGAGTGGACGCCTTGATCGGATCGACGACGCCGATCACGCCTCGAAGAGTCCCGTCCACGGCGACGAGAATCACGGTCTCGCCGCGACCGCGCCCGGCGTCGGCAAGAGCCGTCAGACCGTGGGCGTCGATCCCCTGCGTCTCCAGAAACGCCGCGGTCCCGATTACCACCTGCCGGCCGTCTACGCGCCCGGCCACGCCGCCGCCGGTTTCCGACAGGAAGTCGTTCGCAACAACCGGCGCCAGGCCGCGGGCGTCGGCCTCGGCGATGACCGCTCCCGCGAGAGGATGCTCGCTGGCCCGCTCGACCCCGGCCGCCAGCCGCAGAAGCTCGTCCTCGTCGACGTCGCCGCCAGATGCGGCCGCCACGGTTCGAACGCGCGGGTTTCCTTCGGTCAGCGTGCCGGTCTTGTCCACGATGAGCGTGTCGACCTTCTCGAGGGTCTCCAGCGCTTCGGCATCGCGGATGAGCACGCCGGCTGTCGCTCCGCGCCCGGTTCCGACCATGATGGCCATCGGCGTCGCCAGCCCCAAGGCGCATGGGCAGGCGATGATGAGCACGGCGACGGCGCTGACCAGCGCCAGCGCCAGCCGCGGCTCGGGGCCCCAGAGCGCCCAGCCGGCGAACGCCGCGACCGCAACGGTGACGACCGCCGGCACGAACCAGCCGGCCAGCCGGTCCGCCACCCGCTGAATCGGCGCGCGGCTGCGCTGCGCCTCGCTCACCATCCGCACGATCTGGGCGAGCATGGTCTCCGCACCGACCCGCTCGGCGCGCATCGTCAGGCTTCCGGTCCCGTTCACGGTGGCGCCGATCACCGCATCCCCGGGTCCCTTCTCGACCGGGATCGGCTCGCCACTGACCATCGACTCGTCGACCGCACTGCGCCCGTCGACGACCACCCCGTCCACCGGGACGCGCTCGCCCGGACGCACGCGCAGCAGCTCTCCGACGCGAACCTCGGCCAGCGGCACGTCCCGGTCGGGCGCACCGCCGGCACCCGCCTTGTCCGGCGTCCCTGCCCCGGTGTCGCCGCCTTCGATCCGATGCGCGACCGCCGGCGCCAGACCGAGCAGCGACCGGAGCGCGGCGCCGGTTCGATGCCGCGCCCGCAGCTCCAGCACCTGCCCGAGGAGCACCAGCACGATGATGACCACCGCCGTGTCGAAGTACGGCTCGACCCCGCCCTCCATCCGGAAACCGGCCGGAAAGCTGCCGGGGGCTACCGTCGCCGCCGCGCTGTAGAGAAATGCCGCGCCGACGCCGAGCGCGATCAGCGTGAACATGTTCGGGCTGCGATTGACGATCGACGCCCAGCCCCGCTCGAAGAAGGGGCGCCCGGCCCACAGCACGACCGGCGCGGCGCAGGCGAGCTGGATCCAGTTCGAGACGGTCCGGCTCAAGGGCAGCGCCGACGCGCCGGCCACCATCTCGGTCATTGCTATGCCGAACACCGGCAGCCCGATCGCCGCGGCGATCCGGAACCGGCGCGTCATGTCGGCCAGCTCCGGGTTCGGCGCTTCCTCCTGCGTCACCGCCCGCGGCTCGAGCGCCATGCCGCAGTTCGGACAGGGGACCGGCTCGGTCTCCCGTACCCCCGGGCACATCGGGCAGACGTACTCGACCGCCGCCGGCGGCGCCGCGACGAACTCCGGCTCGAGCGCCATGCCGCAGTGCGGGCAGGGGACCGGCTCGGTCTCCCGTACCCCCGGGCACATCGGGCAGACGTACGCCGCAACCGTCGTCCCCGGCGCTCCTGCGGCGGGCGGTCGTGTCCGGGCGCCTGCATGCCCGGCTTCGTGGCCGGCCGGCCCATGGCCGTGTCCGGCATGTCCGCAGGCCGCGCCCTCGCCGTCTGCTCCGCAGCCGGGGCGCGAACCGTCGCGGCCGTCCGGCGCGTGCCCATGGCGGGCGGCGGGGTTATCCGCGGACTCGTCGCGTGTACGCAGGAACGCTTCGGGATCGGTCTGAAACGCCGCCTGACACCCGCCGCAGCAGAACAGGTAGGTCGTGCCCCCGTGTTCGTGCGTGAACCGCGCCTTGTCCGGATTTACGGTCATGCCGCACACCGGATCCCGTGTCTCGATTGCCATCGCCTCTCCGGTCAGGATAGCAGCGGAAGGACCGGGCGGTCGTGGCGGGAGCGCCTCACAGCTCCCGCAGAGCCGTCGCCACGGGCAGCCGCGCCGCCCGGATGGCGGGGAAGAGGCCCCCGAAGAAGCCCATCACGACGGCCCACGCGATGCCCTGGACGAGCAGCGCGGGAGTGACCGCGAAGGCGAACGCCACCTGGCTGAAGGTCTGCCAGTTGATGGTGGCGGTCTGGTAGCCGTTGAAGCCGGCGTAGGCGAGCACCCCGCCGATGACGCCGCCGGTCACGCACAGCGCCACCGACTCGACCATCACCGAGATGACCACCGGCAGGCCGCCGAAGCCGAGCGCGCGAAGCGTCGCGATCTCGCGCGTCCGCGCCGCGACGGCCGTGTACATCGTGTTGATGCCGCCGAACACCGCGCCGATGCCCATCAGGAGCGCGATCACCGTGCCGATGCCGGTGATGATGCCGGTGATGGCCTCGGACTGTCCCGAGTAGTAGTCGTCCTCGCGCTCGACCATCACATCCAGCCGCGGGTCGGTCGTCAGCGCGTCCTTGAACGCGTCGAAGTCGCCGGCCGAGTCGAGCTTCGCGTAGACCGACTGGAACGTGTCGCCGCGGCGGTAGGCGGGCTGCAGCACGCGGGCGTCGCACCAGATCTCCGACTCGGCGATGGTGCCGTCCGCCTCGAAGATGCCGACCACCTCCCACGTGCTCTCGCCCCAGCGCTGGGTCGAGCCGAGATCGATGCCCGCGAACTGGTTGGCCGCGCTGCGGCCGACGATGATCTCGTTGGTGCCGGGCCGGAAGATGCGGCCCTCGACGATGCGGATCTCGTCGCGGACCCGGAACGCGGCCGGCTCCACGCCGCGCAGCGGCACGTTGGCCGGGGACCCGGTGCTCCGCTTGGGCACGTCCACCACCACGAACAGCTCGGCCGAGGCGACCGGACCGCCGTCGCCCCGCTGCACGCCGGGCGCGTCCTTGACGATGCGGGTGGTGGCGAGCGTGATGCCGCTGCTCAGCTCGGAGTCGCTCCCGCCACGCATGACGATCGCCGTGTCGGGCGAGCCGGCGCCGGTGAGCGCGGCCCGGAACCCCTCGGCGATGGAGAGCACCGCCACGAAGACGATGACCACCCCCGTCACGCCGATGACGGCGACGACCGACGAGCCGGCCCGCTGGGGCAGGGTGCGCAGGGTGAGCGCGGTGACCGTGAACACCTGGGAGAAGAACCGCATCGTTACACCTTCCGCAGCGCGTCGACGATGCGCAGCCGCGTCGCCAGCAGCGCCGGCACCGCGCCGGCCGCGAACCCGAGCAGAACGACCATCACGCCGCCGATCACCAGATCGCGGGTGGGAAACAGGAACACCGCCAGGAAGCCGCCCGTCGGGTCGCCCAGACCGATCAGCAGCCAACCGACCCCCAGTCCTACCGTCCCGCCGGCGACGGCCAGCGCAAGCGACTCGATCAGCACCAGCATCAGCACGCGCCGGTCGGTGAAGCCGAGCGTCTTCAGGACCGCCAGCTCGTTCGTCCGCTCGCGGATCGACTGCGCCATGGTGTTGGCGGTGATGACCAGGATCGTGAAGAAGACGGCGGCCAGGATCGCGGTCACGATGGCGCCGATGTTGCCGATCTGATCGGCGAAGCCCTGCAGGAACGCCTGCTCGGTGGAGGTCCTCGTCTCGGCCGGGGAATTGGCGAAGCGGGTGTCGATGGCTGCGGCCACCTCCGCGGACCGCGCGGGATCGTCGACGCGGATCACGTACTGGCCCACGAACCGCGCGCCCTGGTCGTTCGCCTCCATCAGGTACTCGTGGTGGAAGAGCATCGTCGACGTGTCGTAGCCCTCCGTGCCCGCCTCGTAGATGCCGTCGATGGTGAACTCCCAGGTCGGTCCGCTCCGCGTGCGGAAGATCGTTCCCTCGATCGGGATCCGGTCGCCCACCTCCCAGCCGAAGCGGTCCGCCGTCACCCGCCCCACGATGGCGCCGGTGCGGTTGCGCAGCCACGCATCGCGCTCCGCGTCGCTCAGCACGATCTCGGGATACAGGCGCAGGTAGCTCTCGGCGTCGACCGCGAACTGTGCGAAGAAGTTGCGCGGGTCCTGGTAGATGCCGCCGAACCAGGACATGTGGCTGATGTCGGCCACCCCGTCGACGGCGGTGATGCGGCCCAGGTAGCTCTCCGGCAGCGGCTGGATGAGCGACACCTTGTGGATCACCAGCATGCGGTCCGCGCCGGCCACCGAGACGCCGGTGCCGAACGCCAGGCGGATGGCGGCCAGGTAGGCGAACAGGACGAACGCCACGACGATCGACAGCACCGTGAACAGCGTCCGCGCCCTGCGGCGGAACAGGTTCTTCCAGACGAGCGGCAGGAACTTCATGACTCCGGCTCCGTGGCGAGCACGCCCTTGTTGAGATGCAGCGTCCGCCGGGCGCGGGCGGCGGCGTGCGCGTCGTGCGTGACCATGACGATGGTCTTGCCGTGCTCGGCGTTGAGCGCCTGCAGCAGGTCGAGGATCTCGTCG includes:
- a CDS encoding FAD-binding oxidoreductase, translated to MPSHRIAARAPRGQAVETDVRTDAETISAILEDAAHVPGGHAAGVARPATEADVAALIAGASRVLPIGAQSSLTGGATPMGDVVLDLQRFDRIVSIGADEVVVQPGVPIGVLQAALARDGRFYPPAPTFDGACAGGVVATNAAGAATFKYGTTRDWVRGLTVVLATGDVLDLTRGETTAHPDGYFEVVTGEGAIRVPVPTYRMPDVPKCSAGYFAAAGMDLVDLFVGSEGTLGVVTEATFAVVAPAPRVAMVWITLPSGGAATDLTRRLRTAARDARRHGAARGVDVAAIEHLDARSLAIVREDGVARRHQVAAPDDAQAALLAQVELPPGAAPTPGAAYDEIGGALAGDAPDTPLVRLCRLLADAGVLDDAEIALPGDRRQAHLTAMREAVPEGVNRRVGEAKRGNAAIEKTAADMIVPFARFDESLAFFHRSFHARSLDYAIWGHISDGNVHPNVIPATMEDVMRGRQAILECGREIISLGGCPLAEHGVGRNPVKQSLLRELYGAEGVAQMRAVKAALDPHGKLAPGVLFPAAADGMA
- a CDS encoding phage holin family protein, with the protein product MGRFLVNWLTNGVALGAVAWILPGVTIASLPALAVAAVVLGVVNTIVKPVLVVLTLPLTVMTLGVFYLIVNGVAFALAAWIVPGFEVRSLGWAILGAALVGLVSMFIGGFQQPPSRTRIDVIDVTARRD
- a CDS encoding heavy metal translocating P-type ATPase, encoding MAIETRDPVCGMTVNPDKARFTHEHGGTTYLFCCGGCQAAFQTDPEAFLRTRDESADNPAARHGHAPDGRDGSRPGCGADGEGAACGHAGHGHGPAGHEAGHAGARTRPPAAGAPGTTVAAYVCPMCPGVRETEPVPCPHCGMALEPEFVAAPPAAVEYVCPMCPGVRETEPVPCPNCGMALEPRAVTQEEAPNPELADMTRRFRIAAAIGLPVFGIAMTEMVAGASALPLSRTVSNWIQLACAAPVVLWAGRPFFERGWASIVNRSPNMFTLIALGVGAAFLYSAAATVAPGSFPAGFRMEGGVEPYFDTAVVIIVLVLLGQVLELRARHRTGAALRSLLGLAPAVAHRIEGGDTGAGTPDKAGAGGAPDRDVPLAEVRVGELLRVRPGERVPVDGVVVDGRSAVDESMVSGEPIPVEKGPGDAVIGATVNGTGSLTMRAERVGAETMLAQIVRMVSEAQRSRAPIQRVADRLAGWFVPAVVTVAVAAFAGWALWGPEPRLALALVSAVAVLIIACPCALGLATPMAIMVGTGRGATAGVLIRDAEALETLEKVDTLIVDKTGTLTEGNPRVRTVAAASGGDVDEDELLRLAAGVERASEHPLAGAVIAEADARGLAPVVANDFLSETGGGVAGRVDGRQVVIGTAAFLETQGIDAHGLTALADAGRGRGETVILVAVDGTLRGVIGVVDPIKASTPKAIDLLRREGLRIVMATGDSRATAEAVAAEVGIDPADVVAGVLPADKRRLVANEQARGRTVAMAGDGINDAPALAEAAVGIAMGTGTDVAMESAGITLVRGDLRAIARARRLSRATMRNVRQNLVLAFVYNGVGVPVAAGLLYPFIGLLISPMWASAAMTLSSLSVVGNALRLRRVEL
- a CDS encoding ABC transporter permease, which codes for MRFFSQVFTVTALTLRTLPQRAGSSVVAVIGVTGVVIVFVAVLSIAEGFRAALTGAGSPDTAIVMRGGSDSELSSGITLATTRIVKDAPGVQRGDGGPVASAELFVVVDVPKRSTGSPANVPLRGVEPAAFRVRDEIRIVEGRIFRPGTNEIIVGRSAANQFAGIDLGSTQRWGESTWEVVGIFEADGTIAESEIWCDARVLQPAYRRGDTFQSVYAKLDSAGDFDAFKDALTTDPRLDVMVEREDDYYSGQSEAITGIITGIGTVIALLMGIGAVFGGINTMYTAVAARTREIATLRALGFGGLPVVISVMVESVALCVTGGVIGGVLAYAGFNGYQTATINWQTFSQVAFAFAVTPALLVQGIAWAVVMGFFGGLFPAIRAARLPVATALREL
- a CDS encoding FtsX-like permease family protein; its protein translation is MKFLPLVWKNLFRRRARTLFTVLSIVVAFVLFAYLAAIRLAFGTGVSVAGADRMLVIHKVSLIQPLPESYLGRITAVDGVADISHMSWFGGIYQDPRNFFAQFAVDAESYLRLYPEIVLSDAERDAWLRNRTGAIVGRVTADRFGWEVGDRIPIEGTIFRTRSGPTWEFTIDGIYEAGTEGYDTSTMLFHHEYLMEANDQGARFVGQYVIRVDDPARSAEVAAAIDTRFANSPAETRTSTEQAFLQGFADQIGNIGAIVTAILAAVFFTILVITANTMAQSIRERTNELAVLKTLGFTDRRVLMLVLIESLALAVAGGTVGLGVGWLLIGLGDPTGGFLAVFLFPTRDLVIGGVMVVLLGFAAGAVPALLATRLRIVDALRKV